A window of the Gossypium arboreum isolate Shixiya-1 chromosome 2, ASM2569848v2, whole genome shotgun sequence genome harbors these coding sequences:
- the LOC108466593 gene encoding uncharacterized protein LOC108466593 yields the protein MDKEQEEMQFVGFFGIFNESYKAIFAWRKIFTKITLSLILPLSFIYLVHMEVSNLFFRKIIHNEIELDHTRSGTPKYEKLSDLISDEWAYFWLFKAAYFTLFFIFSLLSTAAVVYTIACIYTARELTFNKVISVVPKVWKRLMVTFLCIFIAMFLYHVAALAILIGCVVSIGGSNLGFAVFVVLAILYSVGFLYLTAIWHLASAVSVLEKAYGFNAMVKGKYLLKGNLWLAMVIFLTLGIAAAIIQFAFQSLVVEGSGSGMANRIAYAIICLFLHSMLSLLGLVIQTVIYFVCKSYHHENIDKSALSDHLEVYLGEYVPLTAKDVQLEQYHV from the coding sequence ATGGATAAGGAGCAAGAAGAGATGCAATTTGTTGGGTTCTTTGGCATCTTCAACGAATCCTACAAAGCCATCTTTGCATGGAGAAAAATCTTTACCAAAATCACTTTGTCTTTAATCCTTCCTCTATCCTTCATCTACCTTGTTCACATGGAAGTATCCAATCTCTTCTTCAGGAAAATCATCCACAACGAAATAGAACTCGACCACACTCGATCAGGCACTCCCAAATACGAGAAACTATCTGACCTCATCTCCGATGAGTGGGCTTACTTTTGGCTTTTCAAAGCTGCCTACTTCACTCTGTTTTTCATCTTCTCGCTCCTCTCAACAGCCGCAGTTGTTTACACCATCGCCTGCATATACACAGCTCGGGAACTCACCTTCAACAAAGTCATCAGCGTCGTTCCCAAGGTCTGGAAGCGGCTGATGGTTACTTTCTTATGTATTTTCATCGCCATGTTTTTATACCACGTCGCAGCATTGGCTATCTTGATTGGTTGCGTAGTTTCAATCGGAGGAAGCAATTTGGGCTTCGCGGTGTTCGTTGTTCTAGCGATTTTGTACTCAGTGGGGTTTTTGTATTTGACCGCAATCTGGCACTTGGCCAGCGCCGTCTCTGTATTAGAAAAGGCCTACGGTTTCAACGCCATGGTCAAAGGTAAATACCTGCTAAAAGGGAATCTATGGCTGGCGATGGTCATTTTCCTGACGCTCGGAATTGCCGCCGCCATCATCCAGTTTGCGTTCCAGAGTCTGGTGGTGGAAGGAAGCGGCTCCGGCATGGCTAATAGGATTGCGTATGCAATTATTTGTTTGTTTCTGCATTCCATGTTGAGTCTCTTGGGGTTAGTTATCCAGACAGTGATTTACTTTGTCTGCAAATCGTACCACCATGAAAACATCGATAAATCGGCCTTGTCGGATCATCTGGAAGTATATCTGGGAGAGTATGTTCCTTTGACGGCGAAGGATGTTCAGCTAGAGCAATATCATGTTTGA